The DNA segment ATCTGCGACCCGAGTGGGTGCTGCCGTCGGCGGACGAGATCCACTTCGGATACGCCGACGGCCGCATCGATGCCGTCATCGAGGCCGATGCGGACGCGCACGCCGCCAAGGTCGCGGCGCTCGCCGCCCATGCCACCCAGGTCGTGATCGGCCCGACCGGCCGCGCCTGTGCCTTGTCCAACAATCTCGCCCTGCCCATCCTGGCGCAGGAGCATTACGTTCTGGCCGCCGGGTCCGCGGGGGCTCGCGACGAGCGCGGCTGGGAAACAGACCTGCTGGCCGGACTTGGTTTCAGCTAAGTTGGCCAGGCGGTATGCTGCTGCTGCTGCCCCATCAGGCAGCCACGGAAGGAATTCGAATGGACCCCGACCTGGATCCCAACCTGCAGCATTGGCAGGACCGTCTGGACAGCCTGCAGTGGGTCATCGGCTCGATCCTGTCGCAGCTCGACAGCGTCCCGACCTGACCGAAACCCAGCCGCCCGCCGCTGACGAGGGCGGCGCGACAGATCCAGCCATCCGGTTCGTCGTCTTGGCGCTGTTGGCGGTCGACGGCGCGTTGTCCGCGGTGGTCGGCGCGCTGCTGATGCCTTGGTATATCGGCGCGATTCCCTTTCCGGTCAGCGCTTTGATCAGTGGATTGGTCAACGCCGCCCTGGTCTGGGCCGCCGGGCACTGGACCGGGTCGCCGCGGGTGGCCGCGTTGCCGTTGTGGACGTGGCTGTTGACGGTGGTGGTGATGGTGGTGGGCGGGCCGGGCGACGATGTCATCCTGGGCGGTCGGGGACCGATGGCCCACGGCGCCTTGATCCTCATCGTGCTGGGCGCCGCGCCGCCGGCGTGGGTGCTGCGGCGGCACCGAGTCAGCCGGGCTACGGCAACGGCGGCAGCGGCGGGAGGAAGCTGAGCAGCCAGTTGATCTCGGTGATGATGAACTGGGTGAGCGACGCGTCGGTGGCCGCCCAGAGGTTGCTCAGCCCTTGACTAAAAGTGATGGTCCCATCCAGCCAGTCCAGCGTGTTGAACAGAGCGCTCTGGACGATCGGTTCGAACAGGTAGTACAAGAACATGATCTGCGGCGCCAGGATGCCGACATAGGGCAGCCAGCCCGCCGCCCACGAGGCGAGCAGGAAGCCGTACTCCACCCACGGCTCGACGGCAAGGTAGAAATTCTCGATGGCGGTGGCGACCGATACCGGGATGACAGCCGCCGCTGCGGCACTGGCCACGGGCTGCAGGAGCGCGTTGCCGGCGGCCAGGGCGCCGGTCCCGCCGGTGGGCGCCAGCGCCGCAGCGCCGGCGCCGATGTTGGCTGCGGCCGCTCCGCCGAGGACGCTGGAGCCCCCCGTCCCGGCGAACACGTTTTGGAGTTGGCTCACCACATTGGGCGCGATGCCGCTTTGGTCAATCATCGGTTGCCCCAGCAGCTTTTCGGCGGGCGAGGTCAGCGCGTTCACCAAGTTCTGCGCGGCGCTGGCCTCGGTGGCC comes from the Mycobacterium shinjukuense genome and includes:
- a CDS encoding PE family protein, whose product is MSFVHAAPPALTAAASEIAGIGSTINAANAAAASPTTGVMAAAADQVSAQVAALFSSYGQGYQQLSAQFAAFHDQFAQALNASANAYAATEASAAQNLVNALTSPAEKLLGQPMIDQSGIAPNVVSQLQNVFAGTGGSSVLGGAAAANIGAGAAALAPTGGTGALAAGNALLQPVASAAAAAVIPVSVATAIENFYLAVEPWVEYGFLLASWAAGWLPYVGILAPQIMFLYYLFEPIVQSALFNTLDWLDGTITFSQGLSNLWAATDASLTQFIITEINWLLSFLPPLPPLP